Proteins found in one Arthrobacter pascens genomic segment:
- a CDS encoding LysR family transcriptional regulator codes for MKNLDLNLLPQLQVLLELRNISRAAERLQLSQPATSAAMARLRRHFDDELLVRNGRTYDLTPFAQSLVPLVDEAMLHIQRATRVRSGFDAATSEREFIIAASDYAAALIVGPLRGILRNEAPNVSVDFVPTAGSGIQGQMADYSKIDLLVGPTGYHMQGASKQVFRDSFVAIADAGNPLLQQRRLTLADLTTVPHAVGYFGEGISTPADKLFESRGLQRRVAAVVAGFLSLPLLVEGTDLVALVPRMLAARAQRGADIAVLEFSEGTEASLVEAMYWHPSQAEDPASVWLRSVVQRSCARLHELFPATAHPVAIHAADTT; via the coding sequence ATGAAGAACCTGGACTTGAACCTGCTGCCCCAGCTTCAGGTCCTGCTGGAACTGCGGAATATCTCCCGGGCGGCCGAGCGGCTCCAGCTCAGCCAGCCCGCCACCAGTGCAGCAATGGCCAGGCTCCGGCGCCACTTCGACGACGAACTCCTGGTGCGGAACGGCCGTACCTATGACCTCACACCCTTTGCGCAGTCGCTGGTCCCGCTGGTTGACGAAGCAATGCTTCACATCCAGCGGGCCACGCGCGTGCGGTCAGGTTTCGATGCCGCCACGAGCGAGCGGGAGTTCATCATCGCTGCCTCGGACTACGCAGCAGCCCTGATCGTGGGTCCGCTGCGCGGCATCCTGCGGAACGAGGCCCCAAACGTGTCAGTGGACTTCGTCCCCACCGCCGGTTCCGGAATCCAGGGCCAGATGGCCGACTATTCGAAGATCGACCTGCTCGTGGGGCCCACCGGATACCACATGCAGGGCGCCAGCAAACAGGTTTTCAGGGACAGCTTCGTGGCCATAGCCGACGCCGGAAATCCCCTGCTCCAGCAGCGCCGGCTTACCCTGGCGGACCTGACCACGGTGCCCCACGCCGTCGGCTATTTCGGTGAAGGAATCAGCACCCCGGCGGACAAACTGTTCGAGTCCCGCGGCCTGCAGCGCCGAGTGGCAGCGGTGGTGGCGGGTTTCCTGTCCCTGCCGCTCCTGGTCGAAGGGACCGACCTGGTGGCGCTGGTTCCGCGGATGCTGGCGGCACGGGCCCAGCGCGGGGCGGACATCGCTGTGCTGGAGTTCTCCGAAGGGACCGAAGCTTCCCTGGTGGAGGCCATGTACTGGCACCCGTCGCAGGCGGAGGACCCCGCCAGCGTCTGGCTTCGTTCCGTGGTCCAGCGCTCCTGCGCCCGGCTCCACGAACTCTTCCCCGCTACCGCCCACCCGGTGGCTATCCACGCGGCGGATACCACCTAG
- a CDS encoding SDR family NAD(P)-dependent oxidoreductase: protein MVSFQLDGRTVVVTGAGQGQGAAEASMLVEAGARVVATDLAADMPAGLGALASASAGALVYRQLDVADASGWTGLADWVHAEGWQVDGLVNNAGITQRSRLLDVTVADVQRVYEVNVAGALLGIQALTPLMKSGASIVNVGSVAGLTAHYPVAYTASKWALRGLSQVAAMELGPRGIRVNTVHPGFIEAPMTASAKPEFREATLAETPQGRTGSVEEVAGVVLFLLSPLSAFVTGAEIPVDGGQSGHGGAKSVSDALR, encoded by the coding sequence GTGGTCTCGTTCCAGCTCGACGGGCGGACCGTGGTGGTCACTGGGGCCGGCCAGGGGCAGGGTGCCGCCGAGGCGAGCATGCTGGTGGAGGCGGGTGCGCGGGTGGTCGCCACCGACTTGGCGGCGGATATGCCAGCTGGGCTGGGCGCTTTGGCTTCGGCGTCGGCCGGGGCGTTGGTGTACCGGCAGCTTGATGTCGCTGATGCCTCTGGTTGGACTGGTCTGGCGGACTGGGTCCATGCCGAGGGGTGGCAGGTGGACGGGCTGGTCAACAATGCCGGTATCACCCAGCGCAGCCGGCTCCTGGACGTGACAGTGGCCGACGTGCAACGCGTTTATGAGGTGAACGTCGCCGGAGCCCTGCTGGGCATCCAGGCCCTGACGCCCCTCATGAAAAGCGGTGCGTCCATTGTGAACGTGGGCTCCGTAGCGGGCCTGACCGCGCACTACCCCGTGGCGTACACCGCGAGCAAGTGGGCGCTGCGCGGGCTGTCCCAAGTGGCTGCCATGGAGCTTGGGCCGCGTGGAATCCGGGTCAACACCGTCCACCCCGGCTTCATTGAGGCGCCCATGACGGCCAGCGCCAAGCCAGAGTTCCGGGAGGCCACGCTGGCCGAGACCCCGCAGGGCCGCACCGGAAGCGTGGAGGAGGTGGCCGGCGTCGTGCTGTTCCTCCTCAGCCCGCTGTCTGCCTTCGTGACGGGCGCCGAGATTCCTGTGGACGGCGGCCAGTCGGGCCATGGCGGCGCCAAGTCGGTCTCGGACGCCTTGCGCTGA
- a CDS encoding protein kinase domain-containing protein → MTSSLSAPVDPLVGLDLGEGWTITAALPKAIGATGGNFSLGYLAGNVDGRKGFVKVINYGGIFRSPDPTRFMQEITEAYNFERELVQKCTSRRLSRVVLAYHHNSLPAPPAQTFPISFIIFERADGDIRGLLDDVGDLELAVRLRMVHNAASGIAQLHSIQVAHQDIKPSNLLVFNPLLDVGRAAKIGDLGRATDQQRAAIHDGYNIAGDPSYAPPEQCFGDIPTSFEQRRLACDIYQLGSLLTFVLSDVTMNALLHTFLDPSHSPRNWHGSYMDALPYVQAAHATALDELGNSFRYSVTDDMKNELIKLISCLTDPDLEQRGHRASRKANQPYALNRIVSQLDLLAHKAELRYAGATAA, encoded by the coding sequence ATGACATCGAGCCTATCGGCACCAGTTGACCCACTAGTTGGTCTAGACCTTGGCGAGGGGTGGACCATAACCGCGGCGCTTCCCAAAGCGATCGGCGCGACCGGGGGCAACTTCTCCCTTGGCTATCTAGCTGGCAATGTCGACGGCAGGAAGGGGTTTGTGAAGGTCATCAACTACGGAGGAATCTTCCGCAGCCCGGACCCAACACGCTTCATGCAGGAGATTACAGAGGCCTACAACTTCGAGCGAGAGCTCGTCCAAAAGTGCACTTCGCGTCGCCTATCGCGGGTGGTATTGGCCTACCATCACAACAGTCTTCCTGCACCGCCTGCACAGACTTTCCCCATCAGCTTCATCATCTTCGAACGAGCAGACGGCGATATCAGGGGCCTCCTTGACGACGTTGGAGATCTGGAACTGGCTGTTCGGCTGAGGATGGTCCACAACGCCGCGAGCGGAATCGCCCAGCTCCATTCGATTCAGGTGGCACATCAGGACATCAAGCCCAGCAACCTATTGGTCTTCAACCCTCTCCTAGATGTTGGTCGTGCTGCCAAGATCGGCGATCTCGGCCGAGCGACAGACCAACAAAGGGCAGCGATTCACGATGGGTACAACATCGCGGGGGATCCTTCATATGCCCCTCCCGAGCAGTGCTTTGGTGATATACCCACTTCCTTTGAGCAACGTCGACTTGCATGCGACATCTATCAACTCGGCAGTCTCCTGACCTTCGTGCTCAGCGACGTAACAATGAACGCGCTCCTGCACACCTTCCTTGACCCGAGCCATTCACCACGGAACTGGCATGGCTCATATATGGACGCCCTCCCGTACGTCCAGGCTGCGCATGCGACGGCGTTGGATGAACTTGGAAACAGCTTCCGATATTCGGTCACAGACGACATGAAGAACGAATTGATCAAATTGATTTCGTGCCTTACGGACCCAGATTTGGAACAACGCGGGCACCGAGCGAGCCGCAAAGCCAATCAGCCTTATGCTCTGAACCGCATTGTGTCTCAATTGGATCTCCTGGCTCACAAAGCCGAACTCCGCTACGCAGGAGCCACGGCAGCATGA
- a CDS encoding VOC family protein: METPLSHLAHLEITSPDVEASARFYEEKFGMRIIDRVDGDVYLRCWGDYYRYSLVITEGPEASLGRMAWRTNSQTALEAAAQRVEAAGVQGAWTVGGHGYGKAYEFTGPYGHPMRLFFDVEKYVAEPGFESTYPDRPERRSSHAAAPRFLDHVTVASSDVRGFAKWYNEALGFRVMAFTDLDEAPITVFSVLTTNEKSHDLGVVLDTSKRTGRVNHIAFWVDSHEDLLRTADVLMENGTPMEYGPSIHGIGEQNFLYFRDPSGLRVELNSGGYRNYVPDWEANTWKPSEGSNNFYKNGAMPHSMTESFPPAEGFTATEEGASPAMKEALLNPYAQQGRG; this comes from the coding sequence GTGGAAACTCCCCTCTCCCATCTTGCCCACCTCGAGATCACCAGCCCGGACGTCGAAGCCTCGGCACGGTTCTATGAGGAAAAGTTCGGCATGCGCATCATTGACCGGGTGGACGGCGACGTCTACTTGCGCTGCTGGGGCGACTACTACCGCTACAGCCTGGTCATCACCGAAGGACCGGAAGCGTCCCTGGGCCGGATGGCGTGGCGCACCAACTCCCAAACCGCCCTTGAAGCCGCGGCCCAGCGCGTCGAAGCAGCCGGCGTCCAGGGCGCCTGGACCGTGGGCGGCCACGGCTATGGCAAGGCCTACGAGTTCACCGGCCCCTACGGCCACCCCATGCGCCTCTTCTTCGACGTGGAAAAGTACGTTGCCGAACCCGGCTTCGAGTCCACCTACCCGGACCGTCCGGAGCGCCGCAGCAGCCACGCCGCCGCACCGCGCTTCCTGGACCACGTCACCGTGGCATCGTCCGATGTCCGCGGTTTCGCCAAGTGGTACAACGAGGCCCTGGGCTTCCGCGTCATGGCGTTCACCGACCTTGATGAGGCCCCCATCACCGTGTTCTCCGTCCTGACGACCAACGAGAAGTCCCACGACCTCGGCGTGGTCCTGGACACCTCTAAGCGGACCGGCCGCGTCAACCACATCGCCTTCTGGGTCGATTCGCACGAGGACCTGCTCCGCACCGCGGACGTGTTGATGGAAAACGGCACCCCGATGGAATACGGCCCCTCCATCCATGGCATCGGTGAGCAGAACTTCCTCTACTTCCGCGACCCGTCCGGTCTCCGGGTGGAGCTGAACTCCGGCGGCTACCGCAATTACGTCCCGGACTGGGAAGCCAACACCTGGAAGCCGTCCGAGGGTTCAAACAACTTCTACAAGAACGGCGCAATGCCGCACTCCATGACCGAGTCCTTCCCGCCGGCTGAAGGCTTCACGGCCACGGAGGAAGGCGCCTCCCCCGCAATGAAGGAAGCCCTCCTGAACCCCTACGCCCAGCAGGGCCGGGGCTAA
- a CDS encoding amidohydrolase family protein gives MSTPVDEKTIVDVHAHILLPALQQLVAEADPAGFGAQQALEVRRNGPESMTASGRMIKERWPQLTDLDRRLADMDAQGVDVQLVSPSPSHFYYFAGEELALQLAKAANQAVREFVDRAPERLNGLGLVPLHHPSLMVEALEHAVLECGLLGVEIGSFAATPDDPERSTVELSDPRLEPFWSRAGELGALVFLHPFGCSLDERLDRFYLANTVSQPAENAVALSHLIFSGVLDRHPDLKVLAAHGGGYLPTSLGRSDHAWKVRPEAHGCAAPPSSYLKRLYFDSLVHSAAELKALVAAAGPEQVLLGSDYPFDMGSDNPVRDVRDAGLSELAEAGVLAGNAAALGITPASIPARRTA, from the coding sequence ATGAGCACCCCTGTAGATGAAAAAACCATTGTGGACGTTCACGCCCACATCCTCCTTCCGGCCTTACAGCAGCTGGTGGCCGAAGCGGATCCCGCGGGCTTCGGCGCGCAGCAGGCCCTAGAAGTCCGGCGTAACGGCCCAGAATCCATGACTGCCTCGGGCCGGATGATCAAGGAGCGCTGGCCGCAGCTGACGGATCTGGACCGCCGGCTCGCGGACATGGATGCCCAGGGTGTGGACGTGCAGCTGGTCTCCCCGTCGCCGTCGCACTTCTACTACTTCGCAGGAGAAGAGCTGGCACTGCAGCTGGCGAAGGCCGCAAACCAGGCAGTGCGGGAGTTCGTTGACCGGGCGCCGGAGAGGCTCAACGGCCTGGGCCTGGTCCCGCTGCATCACCCCTCACTGATGGTGGAGGCGCTGGAACACGCGGTGCTGGAGTGCGGCCTGCTCGGCGTCGAAATCGGTTCGTTTGCCGCCACCCCGGACGATCCGGAACGCAGCACCGTCGAGCTCTCCGACCCGCGGCTGGAACCGTTCTGGAGCCGGGCCGGGGAGCTGGGCGCCCTCGTGTTCCTGCACCCGTTCGGCTGCTCGCTGGACGAGCGGCTGGACCGCTTCTACCTCGCCAACACTGTGTCCCAGCCTGCCGAAAACGCGGTGGCACTGTCCCACCTGATCTTCAGCGGAGTACTCGACCGGCACCCGGATCTGAAGGTCCTGGCCGCGCACGGCGGCGGCTATTTACCCACCAGTTTGGGCCGCTCGGACCACGCGTGGAAGGTCCGGCCCGAAGCACATGGCTGCGCCGCACCGCCGTCGTCATACCTGAAAAGGCTCTACTTCGACTCACTGGTCCACAGCGCTGCCGAACTGAAGGCACTCGTCGCCGCCGCCGGCCCGGAACAGGTGTTGCTCGGCTCGGACTACCCGTTCGACATGGGCTCCGATAATCCCGTAAGGGACGTGCGTGACGCCGGCTTATCAGAGCTGGCCGAGGCCGGCGTGCTGGCGGGAAACGCCGCCGCGCTGGGCATCACGCCCGCTTCCATCCCCGCCCGCCGCACAGCTTAA
- a CDS encoding FAD-dependent monooxygenase yields MAAVQNVGIVGAGAAGLTAAILLADAGVRVEILEKADEPQRVGSGITLQGNALRVFKQLGVWEQIEAKGYAFGTLGLRAPDPAGTVIAVLEDIRTGGEDLPATLGMYRPDLTAILRERALQAGAVITYGKTVTGITDDGGSVTVSTADGASASYDLLIGADGLHSAIRKAIGIDVEPVGTGMGIWRAFVERPEEVVRTDLTYGGPCFIAGYTPTGPDTIYAFLVEKAQERRHEDGPRIMAELAAAYGGPWNEIRENLDHTANINYTRFTSHIVDGPWNRGRTVIIGDAAHSCPPTVAQGAAMAVEDAAVLAELLINADHVTETLWKEFSDRRLDRARTVVQSSVQLGQWMLDGVRDADVPGLMNSLSTMLKQPA; encoded by the coding sequence ATGGCAGCAGTACAGAATGTCGGAATCGTCGGAGCGGGAGCCGCGGGACTGACCGCTGCCATCCTCCTGGCAGACGCCGGGGTCCGCGTCGAAATCCTGGAAAAGGCCGACGAACCGCAGCGGGTTGGTTCAGGAATCACCCTGCAGGGGAACGCCCTGCGCGTTTTCAAGCAGCTAGGCGTCTGGGAGCAGATCGAGGCGAAGGGCTACGCATTCGGCACCCTCGGCCTGCGCGCCCCGGATCCCGCCGGGACCGTCATCGCGGTCCTCGAGGACATCCGGACCGGCGGCGAGGACCTGCCCGCCACCCTGGGCATGTACCGCCCCGACCTCACGGCAATCCTCCGCGAGCGCGCACTGCAAGCAGGCGCGGTGATCACTTACGGAAAGACGGTCACCGGGATAACGGACGACGGCGGCAGCGTCACCGTCAGCACCGCCGACGGCGCCTCCGCCAGCTACGACCTCCTCATCGGTGCCGACGGCCTGCACTCCGCTATCCGCAAGGCCATCGGCATCGACGTGGAACCCGTCGGCACCGGCATGGGGATCTGGCGTGCGTTCGTGGAACGGCCGGAGGAGGTAGTCCGCACCGACCTCACCTACGGCGGGCCCTGCTTTATTGCCGGCTACACCCCCACCGGCCCGGACACCATCTACGCCTTCCTCGTGGAAAAGGCCCAGGAGCGCCGGCACGAGGACGGCCCCCGTATCATGGCTGAACTCGCCGCGGCTTACGGCGGCCCATGGAACGAAATCCGCGAAAACCTCGATCACACAGCAAACATCAACTACACGAGGTTCACGAGCCACATCGTGGACGGACCGTGGAACAGGGGCCGGACCGTCATCATCGGCGACGCCGCGCACAGCTGCCCGCCCACGGTCGCGCAAGGCGCTGCGATGGCCGTGGAGGACGCCGCCGTCCTGGCTGAGCTGCTGATCAACGCCGACCACGTCACCGAGACGCTCTGGAAGGAGTTCAGTGACCGGCGCCTGGATCGGGCACGCACCGTGGTGCAGTCCTCGGTCCAGCTGGGCCAGTGGATGCTCGACGGCGTCCGTGACGCCGATGTGCCGGGCCTCATGAACTCGCTGTCCACGATGCTGAAGCAGCCCGCATGA
- a CDS encoding GMC oxidoreductase → MSNPTIAIVGSGPIGSTYARLLVERVANAHVVMFEAGPQLTEVPGESVRNIPDPAEKARAREMSQGPQAGAHRESLGIPAGTVTEGMFTARQGTHLLDFGGTGSAHASSFPAAAAATNVGGQGAHWTCATPSPAFSEKIPFIGDGEWDGLIEDAKQLLHVHSAAFADAKVGEAIRSLLDEEFGAELPEGYGVGTLPVAGDPQPDGSVRWAGADVVLGPLIDKENPLSKRFELRDLTLVRRVELDGHRVTGVTVQDLRTGETSFVAADLVVVAADAFRSPQLLWASGVRPKALGHYLTEHPVVISTVALDAEKMGRYATEEDLKAELARRALNPADPVAAVNRIPFSEPEHPFSVQVMYSETTPFPMEPGTPNSQNRWGYVNMGYGMRKHPRYEDAVTFNDNEPDYRGFPNMTIEYSLTERENVEIAQATERLRRAGKALGAFVAEPRLMPNGSSLHYQGTMRMGETDDGTSVADPWSRVWGYDNLVVGGNALIPTATAMNPTLMSVAIAVRGARKAAEELAS, encoded by the coding sequence ATGTCCAATCCCACCATCGCCATCGTTGGCAGCGGGCCCATCGGCTCCACCTACGCCCGGCTGCTCGTGGAGCGGGTCGCCAACGCGCACGTGGTGATGTTTGAGGCCGGGCCGCAGCTCACCGAAGTTCCCGGTGAGAGCGTCCGGAACATCCCCGACCCGGCCGAAAAGGCCCGTGCCCGGGAAATGTCCCAGGGGCCGCAGGCTGGCGCGCACCGGGAATCCCTCGGCATTCCGGCCGGAACCGTTACTGAAGGCATGTTCACCGCACGCCAGGGCACGCACCTGCTGGATTTCGGCGGCACCGGCTCCGCTCACGCCTCCTCGTTCCCGGCAGCGGCTGCGGCCACCAACGTCGGAGGCCAGGGTGCGCACTGGACCTGCGCGACGCCGTCGCCCGCTTTCAGCGAGAAGATCCCCTTCATCGGGGACGGTGAATGGGACGGGTTGATTGAGGATGCAAAGCAGCTGCTGCACGTCCACAGCGCGGCGTTCGCCGATGCCAAAGTCGGCGAGGCCATTCGGTCCCTCCTCGATGAAGAGTTCGGGGCGGAGCTGCCGGAAGGCTATGGGGTGGGCACCCTGCCCGTTGCCGGGGATCCGCAGCCTGACGGGTCCGTGCGCTGGGCGGGTGCCGACGTCGTCCTCGGCCCGCTCATCGACAAGGAGAACCCGCTCTCGAAGCGGTTCGAACTCCGCGACCTCACCCTGGTCCGCCGGGTGGAACTGGACGGACACCGGGTTACTGGGGTCACCGTCCAGGACCTCCGCACGGGCGAGACATCTTTTGTTGCAGCTGACCTGGTTGTGGTTGCCGCCGATGCCTTCCGCTCCCCGCAGCTCCTCTGGGCATCCGGAGTGCGGCCCAAAGCCCTCGGCCACTACCTGACAGAGCACCCTGTGGTGATCTCCACGGTGGCGTTGGATGCCGAAAAGATGGGGCGGTACGCCACCGAGGAGGACCTCAAGGCTGAACTGGCTCGGCGTGCGCTGAATCCGGCAGATCCGGTGGCTGCGGTGAACCGCATCCCGTTTTCCGAGCCGGAGCACCCGTTCTCTGTCCAGGTCATGTATTCCGAGACCACGCCGTTCCCGATGGAGCCGGGAACGCCTAACTCACAGAACCGCTGGGGATACGTCAACATGGGCTACGGCATGCGCAAACATCCCCGCTACGAGGATGCCGTCACCTTCAACGACAACGAGCCTGATTACCGGGGATTCCCCAACATGACCATTGAGTATTCGCTCACCGAGCGGGAAAACGTTGAGATCGCCCAGGCTACCGAACGGCTGCGCCGTGCGGGGAAGGCCCTTGGCGCCTTCGTAGCCGAGCCCAGGCTCATGCCGAACGGTTCGAGCCTGCACTACCAGGGGACCATGCGGATGGGCGAAACTGACGACGGCACTTCGGTGGCTGATCCATGGTCCCGCGTGTGGGGCTACGACAACCTGGTAGTGGGCGGAAACGCCCTCATCCCGACGGCGACGGCGATGAATCCCACGCTGATGAGCGTGGCCATTGCGGTCCGCGGCGCCCGGAAGGCGGCAGAGGAGCTCGCTTCCTGA
- a CDS encoding fumarylacetoacetate hydrolase family protein translates to MAEATYALIRFQEAGDNKARVGLLVGDRILPQDGDINSLIEHWGTAETELDAVAASAGGDTGLALAEVEVLAPVEPVQVLQTGANYRKHVIDLAAAHREPGQDEQEVRAKTAAMMDERAGQGTPYFFIGLPTAIASATDDLTLPAYSKSHDWELELAAVIGRTAFRVTPEEALDYVFGYTMVNDITTREYVFRKDMPAIGSDWYRAKNAPGFLPTGPLLVPAKFFGDPQDVQVTLKLNGKAMQDESTQDMIFGVAKLVSEASQIMPLRPGDLVLTGSPAGNGQHWGRLLQDGDVMEGTITSLGTQLIHCKDEVHPEGSKP, encoded by the coding sequence ATGGCCGAAGCAACCTATGCACTCATCCGGTTCCAGGAGGCCGGCGACAACAAAGCCCGCGTCGGCCTGCTGGTAGGCGACCGTATCCTGCCGCAGGACGGGGACATCAACTCCCTGATCGAGCACTGGGGCACCGCCGAAACCGAGCTGGACGCCGTGGCCGCCTCGGCAGGCGGGGATACCGGCCTGGCGCTTGCTGAAGTCGAGGTCCTCGCTCCGGTGGAGCCGGTCCAGGTCCTGCAGACGGGCGCGAACTACCGCAAGCACGTCATCGACCTCGCCGCGGCGCACCGCGAGCCGGGCCAGGACGAACAAGAGGTTCGCGCCAAGACCGCGGCCATGATGGATGAGCGGGCAGGCCAGGGCACGCCGTACTTCTTCATCGGGCTCCCGACGGCGATCGCCTCCGCCACGGACGACCTCACCCTGCCTGCCTACTCCAAGTCCCACGACTGGGAGCTGGAACTCGCGGCAGTCATCGGCAGGACAGCCTTCCGGGTTACCCCCGAGGAAGCACTGGACTACGTCTTCGGCTACACCATGGTCAACGACATCACCACCCGTGAGTACGTCTTCCGCAAGGACATGCCCGCCATCGGCTCGGACTGGTACCGCGCCAAGAACGCCCCCGGCTTCCTGCCCACCGGACCCCTGCTGGTGCCCGCCAAATTCTTCGGCGACCCGCAGGACGTCCAGGTGACGCTGAAGCTCAACGGCAAGGCCATGCAGGACGAATCCACGCAGGACATGATCTTCGGCGTCGCCAAGCTGGTCAGCGAAGCCTCCCAGATCATGCCGCTGCGGCCCGGCGACCTGGTCCTCACCGGCAGCCCCGCCGGCAACGGCCAGCACTGGGGCCGGCTGCTCCAGGACGGCGACGTCATGGAAGGCACGATCACCAGCCTCGGAACCCAGCTCATCCACTGCAAGGACGAAGTCCACCCTGAAGGCAGCAAACCGTGA
- a CDS encoding cyclase family protein, with protein sequence MAKAHNNWGRWGEDDVLGTLNFIDAAKRVEAAALVKTGEAFSLSQPFDTNGPQKGWRRRTNPVHTMTDTGVDAERGNQGFPHGFGGADDVIAMPLQCSTQWDGLGHIFDQGKAWNGRAAGDVVTSEGDLVTGIETAAAKIVTRGVLLDVGRALGPELGRNDGELPDGFAITPEHLQRTIERQGASSRVGRGDVVVIRTGQHTRVRRDGWGDYAGGSAPGLSFSTAPWLHRSEIAGIATDTWGFEVRPNEFDGAFQPLHQIAIPNLGLFLGEMWDPDGLAEACAADGRYDFLLTAAPLPITGAVGSPVNPIALR encoded by the coding sequence ATGGCCAAAGCCCACAACAACTGGGGCCGCTGGGGCGAGGACGACGTCCTGGGAACCCTGAACTTCATCGACGCCGCCAAACGGGTCGAAGCCGCGGCACTCGTCAAGACCGGCGAGGCGTTCTCGCTGTCCCAGCCGTTTGACACCAACGGCCCGCAGAAGGGCTGGCGCCGCCGCACCAACCCCGTCCACACCATGACCGACACCGGCGTGGACGCCGAACGCGGCAACCAGGGCTTCCCGCACGGCTTCGGCGGCGCCGACGACGTGATTGCCATGCCGCTGCAATGCTCCACCCAGTGGGACGGCCTCGGCCACATCTTCGACCAGGGCAAGGCCTGGAACGGCAGGGCCGCCGGTGACGTGGTCACCTCCGAAGGCGACCTGGTGACCGGCATCGAAACCGCCGCAGCCAAGATCGTCACCCGCGGCGTCCTGCTGGACGTCGGGCGTGCGCTCGGGCCGGAACTTGGACGGAACGACGGCGAACTGCCGGACGGTTTCGCCATCACCCCGGAGCACCTCCAGCGCACCATCGAACGGCAGGGCGCCAGCTCAAGGGTGGGCCGGGGGGACGTCGTGGTGATCCGCACGGGTCAGCACACGAGGGTCCGCCGTGACGGCTGGGGTGACTACGCCGGCGGTTCGGCACCCGGGCTGTCTTTCAGCACCGCGCCGTGGCTGCACCGGAGCGAGATCGCCGGGATCGCCACCGATACGTGGGGTTTTGAGGTCCGTCCGAACGAGTTCGACGGCGCCTTCCAGCCCCTGCACCAGATCGCCATCCCCAACCTCGGGCTGTTCCTGGGTGAGATGTGGGATCCGGACGGCCTGGCCGAAGCGTGCGCAGCGGACGGCAGGTACGACTTCCTGCTCACGGCCGCCCCGCTTCCCATCACCGGTGCTGTCGGATCGCCCGTCAACCCGATCGCGCTCCGGTAG
- a CDS encoding fumarylacetoacetate hydrolase family protein, which yields MVKIARWNHDGGTQSGFVDGDSCYALPAGRSVQALLEAGLDETLSIARETIGSVPAVPLADVRLLAPLVPGTIRDFVAFEEHVEGVRKSIDGVAGVVPEWYEAPTFYFTNPHTVTGTGEVIGIPAGCEDLDFETEVAAVVGRVPGSDGCNLTAGEAHRHIFGYTVLNDWSARDLQRREMKVSLGPCKGKDFANTLGPWIVTADEFEDRHDAEGFLPISMAVEVNGQRIGQDLLSNMGWPFAELVAYASQDSVVRPGDVLGSGTCGSGCLAELWGRNGSKTPPPLKTGDVVRMTVEGIGTIENTVGTRRDAVTRVPARPRPRSRVAAAAPSGA from the coding sequence ATGGTCAAGATTGCACGCTGGAATCACGACGGCGGGACGCAGTCCGGCTTCGTGGACGGCGATAGTTGTTACGCACTGCCCGCCGGCCGCAGCGTCCAGGCGCTGCTGGAGGCTGGACTCGATGAAACCCTGAGCATTGCCCGGGAAACCATCGGCTCGGTCCCTGCCGTTCCGCTGGCGGACGTACGGCTGCTCGCCCCGCTGGTGCCCGGTACCATCCGGGACTTCGTGGCGTTCGAGGAACACGTCGAAGGCGTGCGGAAAAGCATCGACGGCGTGGCCGGTGTGGTGCCGGAGTGGTACGAGGCGCCCACCTTCTATTTCACCAATCCGCATACGGTGACCGGCACCGGCGAGGTGATTGGGATTCCTGCGGGCTGCGAGGACCTGGACTTTGAGACCGAGGTGGCCGCCGTCGTCGGGCGCGTTCCGGGGAGTGACGGCTGCAACCTGACCGCCGGGGAAGCACACCGCCACATTTTCGGCTACACCGTGCTTAATGACTGGTCCGCGCGGGACCTGCAGCGCCGCGAGATGAAGGTCAGCCTGGGCCCCTGCAAGGGCAAGGACTTCGCCAACACGCTGGGCCCTTGGATCGTGACGGCGGACGAATTCGAGGACCGGCACGACGCCGAGGGGTTCCTGCCCATCTCGATGGCCGTCGAGGTAAATGGGCAGCGCATCGGCCAGGACCTGCTGTCCAACATGGGCTGGCCGTTCGCCGAACTGGTTGCCTACGCCTCGCAGGACTCCGTTGTGCGGCCCGGCGACGTCCTGGGCTCCGGGACCTGCGGCAGCGGCTGCCTTGCAGAACTGTGGGGGCGCAACGGCTCAAAGACTCCCCCGCCGCTGAAAACCGGCGACGTGGTGCGCATGACCGTGGAGGGAATCGGGACCATCGAGAATACGGTGGGTACCCGGCGTGACGCCGTGACCCGGGTGCCTGCCCGGCCGCGGCCGCGTAGCCGGGTTGCTGCTGCGGCTCCGTCCGGCGCGTAG